In the genome of Leptospira licerasiae serovar Varillal str. VAR 010, one region contains:
- a CDS encoding metallophosphoesterase, whose amino-acid sequence MIFDSSDKRIAVIGDIHGFWTWVDTEYFSKSNYDSVIFTGDLGNARPGNTNKIAQLISKVRKPKYIILGNHDTTSIPQLLMEITNASPNMGYLSHTFHLLRYRKLLKDLGDSHICQYNLSEIGSGLSLLGARPLSMGARFNFQVFIKSVFGISSYEESERKLNQLIQEVDLQKQDLIVLAHNGPSGLGGRAHDIWGCDFKSEEGDFGDKDLGDFIRTVSKQGKQPKVVIAGHMHHSSRKLRVKTRIWKKKEEGILYVNAARVPRIFSDKEGNIWHHHVELTRKNGTWDAEAKYLKNGTEEIFPLPEFIEREKNRVE is encoded by the coding sequence TTGATATTTGATTCTTCTGATAAGCGGATCGCTGTAATAGGCGATATACATGGATTCTGGACCTGGGTCGATACCGAATACTTCTCTAAAAGTAATTATGATTCTGTGATATTCACCGGAGATCTTGGAAACGCTCGACCCGGCAATACGAACAAAATCGCACAATTGATCTCCAAAGTTCGGAAACCAAAGTATATCATTTTAGGAAATCATGATACTACTTCTATCCCCCAATTGTTGATGGAGATCACGAATGCTTCGCCTAATATGGGTTACTTAAGTCATACTTTTCATTTGCTTCGATATAGAAAGTTACTCAAAGATCTGGGCGATTCCCATATTTGCCAGTACAATCTTTCCGAGATCGGATCAGGGCTTTCACTTTTGGGCGCCAGACCTCTTTCTATGGGAGCTAGGTTTAATTTTCAGGTATTTATTAAGTCGGTATTCGGGATCTCTTCTTACGAAGAATCCGAGAGAAAACTGAATCAATTGATCCAGGAAGTTGACCTCCAAAAGCAGGATCTGATCGTTCTTGCTCATAATGGACCTTCCGGCCTAGGAGGCAGAGCTCACGATATTTGGGGCTGCGATTTTAAGAGCGAAGAGGGCGACTTCGGCGATAAAGACCTGGGCGATTTTATTCGAACTGTTTCCAAACAAGGCAAACAACCAAAAGTAGTGATCGCAGGCCACATGCACCATTCTTCCCGAAAATTAAGAGTAAAGACTAGAATTTGGAAAAAGAAAGAAGAAGGTATACTGTATGTAAATGCCGCCAGAGTTCCTCGCATCTTTTCAGACAAAGAAGGAAATATTTGGCACCATCATGTGGAACTCACAAGAAAGAACGGAACTTGGGATGCGGAAGCGAAATATTTGAAGAATGGAACGGAGGAAATTTTCCCCCTCCCTGAATTTATAGAGAGGGAGAAAAATCGAGTAGAGTAA
- a CDS encoding tetratricopeptide repeat protein: MNEPIEKPQAGKEEEDSHFAQIKSLAKEAYRFLDSRQWDKAESKLKELLAKEPSNTYGLVGMGDLHFKRKEFRQALDFYNRCIKEDSSNKFSLMGLMNCYREMNLLNRVIEVAEEYRHITITDASILSRVADAHRKLKNFKESEVYYMQALQINPKDQYVIVGLGHLFFACQRYKDAISWWEKLLVIQPDNIKILTEIGNSYRKIKDFDEAIRYYRRAADLDPRNFFALYGLAESYRGKKDFRKANEFWERILEFDPDNKLIINRYADSLRGMGEFDKALECFNRILSEGEDYFALLGKASSLKMKGARDKAEEIYVDLHKKFPMDPRPVVELSELYSDLGKRDEALKLLNDFHKKQPLNEEVKQKLDSFSE, translated from the coding sequence ATGAACGAGCCTATTGAAAAACCCCAAGCAGGAAAGGAAGAAGAAGATTCACATTTTGCTCAGATCAAAAGTTTAGCAAAAGAGGCCTACCGTTTTCTGGATAGCAGACAATGGGACAAGGCCGAATCTAAATTAAAGGAACTTCTGGCTAAAGAACCTAGTAACACCTACGGTTTAGTCGGAATGGGAGATCTTCATTTTAAACGAAAGGAATTCAGGCAAGCTCTGGATTTTTATAACAGATGTATCAAAGAAGATTCATCCAATAAGTTTTCCCTAATGGGACTTATGAACTGCTATAGAGAGATGAATCTACTCAATCGGGTCATCGAAGTAGCGGAAGAATACAGACATATTACTATCACAGACGCATCTATTTTAAGTAGAGTTGCGGACGCTCACAGAAAACTCAAAAACTTCAAAGAATCAGAAGTTTATTATATGCAGGCTTTGCAGATCAATCCTAAGGATCAGTATGTGATCGTAGGTTTGGGACATTTATTCTTTGCCTGCCAAAGATACAAAGATGCAATCAGCTGGTGGGAAAAATTGTTGGTTATCCAACCGGATAATATCAAGATCCTAACCGAGATCGGGAACAGCTATCGTAAGATCAAAGATTTCGATGAAGCGATCCGTTATTATCGCAGAGCAGCTGATCTAGATCCTAGAAACTTCTTCGCACTGTACGGTTTGGCGGAATCTTATCGTGGTAAAAAGGATTTCCGCAAAGCTAACGAATTCTGGGAAAGGATTTTGGAATTCGATCCGGATAATAAGCTGATTATTAACAGATATGCAGACAGCTTGAGAGGTATGGGAGAATTCGATAAAGCATTAGAATGTTTTAATAGAATTCTTTCCGAGGGTGAGGACTACTTCGCACTTCTTGGAAAAGCTTCATCCTTAAAGATGAAAGGCGCAAGGGACAAGGCAGAGGAAATTTATGTGGATCTTCATAAAAAGTTCCCGATGGATCCTCGTCCTGTGGTAGAACTTTCCGAACTCTATTCGGATCTGGGGAAAAGGGACGAGGCTCTCAAGTTGTTAAACGACTTCCACAAAAAGCAGCCTTTGAACGAGGAAGTAAAACAAAAGCTAGATTCTTTTTCCGAATAA
- the ilvB gene encoding biosynthetic-type acetolactate synthase large subunit, which produces MPKTEAKISGARLMVELLEEYGVDIVFGYPGGAILPFYDELYKSTKIKHILVRHEQGAIHMAEGYARSTGKLGVCIATSGPGATNLVTGLTDAKLDSVPILAITGQVATNAIGTDAFQEADIYGITIPITKYNALIKSADDIARHFQEATLVALGGRPGPVLLDFPKDVQTELTSVRKVDKLKIDPRHYQKPPIGGDLDSFAAALNKAKRPLLYVGGGAINANASKEIKELAEKGNIPVTTTLMGIGAFPGTHQLSVGMLGMHGTAYANKAVLECDYILNLGARFDDRVAKPGEFAENAVRAHIDIDTAEFNKRVSVDYLLHGDLKEVLKALIPKVNKVDRPEWVGFLDTLKKNHPLEFDDSTETIKPQGFLQKLYEKSKGKAIVSTDVGQHQMWAAQYYLFEEANRWLTSGGLGTMGYGLPAAIGAKFGNPNKTVICVSGDGSIQMNIQELATIAMYKKGVKILIFNNNFLGMVRQWQELFYEERFSESEWNYNPDFVKLGEAYSIKGLRISNKSEIDKALEFFLEDDDARILEVMIPAEEKVFPMIPAGKSQKDMIEFSDTVRAGKK; this is translated from the coding sequence ATGCCGAAAACCGAAGCAAAAATCTCCGGTGCCCGTTTGATGGTCGAACTCCTAGAAGAATACGGAGTGGATATCGTCTTCGGATATCCCGGCGGAGCCATTCTGCCGTTTTACGACGAATTATATAAAAGTACTAAAATCAAACATATCTTAGTCCGCCACGAACAAGGCGCAATCCATATGGCAGAAGGGTATGCGCGTTCCACCGGTAAGCTGGGGGTATGTATTGCGACCTCTGGGCCAGGCGCTACAAACTTAGTCACCGGGCTGACGGATGCAAAACTAGACTCGGTTCCGATCTTAGCGATTACCGGACAGGTTGCTACCAACGCGATCGGAACAGATGCATTCCAAGAAGCGGATATTTATGGGATCACAATTCCTATTACAAAGTATAACGCGCTCATCAAATCCGCAGATGATATCGCTCGTCATTTCCAAGAGGCGACTTTAGTCGCCTTAGGTGGAAGGCCGGGGCCTGTTCTTTTGGATTTTCCTAAGGATGTCCAAACTGAGCTTACCTCAGTTCGTAAAGTAGATAAACTTAAAATAGATCCTAGACATTACCAAAAGCCTCCGATCGGAGGAGACTTGGATTCTTTTGCGGCGGCATTGAATAAGGCAAAACGTCCTCTTCTCTATGTGGGAGGAGGAGCGATCAATGCGAACGCTTCCAAGGAGATCAAGGAATTAGCGGAAAAGGGAAATATACCCGTTACTACTACTCTTATGGGGATTGGGGCGTTTCCCGGTACTCACCAACTTTCCGTAGGGATGTTAGGGATGCACGGAACAGCTTATGCGAACAAGGCTGTATTAGAATGTGATTATATTCTAAACTTAGGCGCTAGGTTTGATGACCGGGTCGCTAAACCGGGAGAATTTGCGGAGAATGCCGTACGTGCTCATATAGATATAGACACTGCGGAATTTAACAAAAGAGTCTCCGTAGATTATCTTCTACACGGGGACTTAAAAGAAGTCCTAAAGGCGTTGATTCCGAAAGTGAATAAGGTGGATCGCCCGGAATGGGTCGGATTTTTAGACACACTAAAAAAGAACCATCCATTAGAATTTGATGATTCTACCGAGACCATCAAACCTCAGGGATTTTTGCAGAAATTGTACGAAAAAAGTAAGGGAAAGGCGATTGTTTCCACCGACGTGGGGCAACACCAGATGTGGGCGGCTCAGTACTATCTTTTTGAAGAAGCGAATCGTTGGCTGACTTCAGGAGGATTAGGAACCATGGGTTACGGTCTTCCCGCAGCTATCGGAGCTAAATTCGGAAATCCTAATAAAACTGTGATCTGTGTTTCGGGCGACGGTTCTATCCAAATGAATATCCAAGAATTGGCAACCATAGCAATGTATAAGAAAGGTGTAAAGATTCTGATCTTTAATAACAACTTCTTAGGTATGGTCCGCCAATGGCAGGAATTATTCTACGAGGAAAGATTCTCTGAGTCCGAATGGAATTATAACCCAGATTTCGTAAAATTGGGAGAAGCTTATTCCATAAAAGGATTAAGAATTTCTAATAAATCCGAAATCGACAAAGCATTGGAATTTTTCTTAGAAGACGATGACGCAAGGATCCTGGAAGTAATGATCCCAGCGGAAGAAAAAGTATTCCCTATGATCCCAGCTGGTAAATCCCAGAAAGACATGATCGAATTTTCCGACACAGTTCGGGCCGGTAAAAAATGA
- the ilvN gene encoding acetolactate synthase small subunit gives MKHILKILVNNHPGVMSHVSGLFTRRSYNIDSIAVGVTQDPEISNMVIVVKGDDSVVEQVKRQLLKLPDVIEVEDLAYHDCISRELVLVVVKTEDSNRTEIISICEVFQAKIADLTKTTMTIEFSGNTRQVEHFLEMMQKYGIQEIARTGQIALKYRST, from the coding sequence ATGAAACATATACTGAAAATTTTGGTAAACAATCATCCGGGTGTAATGAGCCATGTCTCCGGTTTATTTACCAGGAGAAGTTATAATATAGATTCCATCGCAGTAGGTGTTACCCAGGATCCGGAAATTTCGAATATGGTGATCGTAGTTAAGGGAGACGATTCAGTAGTAGAGCAGGTAAAACGGCAACTTCTGAAACTTCCGGATGTGATCGAGGTGGAAGATCTTGCTTATCATGATTGTATTAGCAGAGAGCTTGTGCTTGTCGTTGTAAAAACAGAGGATTCCAATCGGACTGAGATCATTTCAATTTGTGAAGTTTTCCAAGCAAAGATTGCAGACCTTACAAAGACTACGATGACCATTGAATTTTCCGGAAATACCAGACAGGTGGAGCATTTCCTGGAAATGATGCAAAAGTATGGGATCCAAGAAATCGCTCGTACTGGTCAGATTGCTTTAAAATACAGATCTACCTAG
- a CDS encoding methyl-accepting chemotaxis protein — MSIRARISLYLSLVLFLGFAVLTAINSVISYRSLHTEIESGSALSAERYTFEVKDYLDSAMGMTRGFRMLLIFSNPKREEVVDTMLEILHRNPKWFGMWAVYEPNAFDGLDAQFKNKKGHDSTGRFITYVHSVKSVTDAVIEPSTNYDATDGSGDFYQIPKKTMEPFVTDPYIYSAGGKQIQMISLCVPVSNAGKFWGVLGMDITTAQLQETMGNIKPFRGLGYLALISPKGIYAANGGDPSLVGKEIPNAEELKLVQSKSEEHERFIYESDGYTHHFFPFKIGKGQKQWVMQISIPNSIFAKELFSVLLQNALSSLLIVSLIVVVLHFIFQKLISAGLLKAIGFSEEIAKGNLLASSDYNRNDEIGALLSAMNTMREHLFGVVKEIGVSTNKLAGTAEKMAVSSRNFSDVAQTQASAAEECSAAVEELAASAQNVGKSMQRAVTSMREIDGNVILLKEQIASINSEMQGLVSLAASSKEEAVTGESAMSTSNRAMGAIGESASRINEILSLITEISEKTNLLALNAAIEAARAGEAGKGFAVVAEEIGKLASQTSSSVQEIGGLVNSTNTAVLDGNNKMGEASQILQRIKERVDEFDKSAKAVLSSVKTQESNTKEIAESANSLMTFSLQIEEAVTEQRRATEEITKTIVNISEGTQEIATGADDLTTFSGDMHGQSEQLSNLIGKFKVG, encoded by the coding sequence ATGAGTATTAGGGCCCGAATTTCATTATATCTATCCTTAGTTCTGTTTTTAGGTTTTGCAGTGCTGACTGCGATCAATTCGGTGATCTCTTATCGTAGTTTGCATACTGAGATAGAGTCCGGTTCCGCATTAAGTGCGGAAAGGTATACTTTTGAAGTGAAAGATTATCTGGATTCCGCTATGGGAATGACCAGAGGTTTCAGAATGCTTCTCATCTTCTCCAACCCTAAAAGAGAAGAAGTGGTAGATACAATGTTGGAGATCCTGCACCGGAATCCCAAGTGGTTCGGAATGTGGGCGGTGTATGAGCCTAACGCGTTCGATGGGTTGGATGCTCAGTTCAAAAATAAGAAGGGACATGATTCGACCGGAAGATTTATAACTTATGTTCATTCAGTGAAATCGGTTACTGATGCAGTAATCGAGCCTTCCACCAATTACGATGCTACCGATGGGAGTGGGGATTTTTATCAGATCCCTAAAAAGACAATGGAGCCATTCGTAACGGACCCTTACATTTATAGCGCGGGCGGAAAACAAATACAAATGATCTCTCTTTGTGTTCCTGTAAGCAATGCAGGAAAGTTTTGGGGAGTACTTGGAATGGATATCACAACGGCTCAGCTACAAGAGACAATGGGAAATATAAAACCTTTTAGAGGTTTAGGATATCTTGCTCTTATTTCTCCTAAAGGGATTTATGCAGCGAACGGGGGAGATCCTAGTCTAGTCGGTAAGGAAATTCCTAACGCCGAAGAGTTAAAACTAGTACAATCCAAATCGGAGGAGCATGAACGTTTTATTTATGAATCGGACGGTTATACTCATCATTTCTTTCCGTTTAAGATAGGTAAAGGACAGAAACAGTGGGTGATGCAAATCAGCATCCCGAATTCGATTTTTGCGAAAGAACTATTTAGTGTACTTCTACAAAATGCTCTCTCTTCTTTACTTATCGTGAGTTTGATCGTGGTGGTCCTTCATTTTATATTCCAAAAACTGATCTCCGCCGGATTATTAAAGGCGATCGGATTTTCGGAGGAGATCGCAAAAGGAAATCTGCTTGCTTCTTCCGATTATAATCGTAACGACGAGATAGGCGCATTATTGTCCGCAATGAATACGATGAGAGAACATCTATTCGGTGTTGTTAAAGAGATCGGCGTATCCACCAACAAGTTAGCCGGAACAGCGGAGAAGATGGCGGTGTCTTCTCGGAACTTCTCGGATGTAGCCCAGACACAAGCTTCTGCTGCGGAAGAATGTTCCGCTGCGGTGGAAGAATTGGCTGCTTCCGCCCAAAATGTAGGTAAGTCGATGCAAAGGGCAGTCACTAGTATGAGAGAGATTGACGGGAACGTAATCTTATTGAAGGAACAGATTGCAAGTATCAATTCCGAGATGCAAGGCCTGGTAAGTTTGGCTGCTTCTTCCAAAGAAGAAGCGGTTACCGGAGAATCCGCGATGAGTACTTCTAATCGTGCTATGGGTGCGATCGGGGAAAGCGCCTCTAGGATCAACGAGATACTTTCTTTAATTACCGAGATTTCCGAAAAAACGAACCTTCTCGCATTAAACGCCGCGATAGAAGCCGCTAGAGCGGGAGAAGCCGGAAAAGGTTTTGCGGTTGTAGCGGAAGAAATAGGAAAACTTGCTTCTCAAACTTCCAGTTCCGTACAAGAGATCGGAGGCCTAGTAAATTCTACTAATACAGCGGTCTTAGACGGTAATAATAAAATGGGAGAAGCTTCTCAGATCCTACAAAGGATCAAGGAGAGAGTGGACGAATTCGATAAATCCGCGAAGGCGGTCTTAAGTTCCGTTAAAACCCAAGAATCCAATACCAAAGAGATCGCAGAAAGTGCAAATTCTTTGATGACCTTCAGCTTGCAGATTGAAGAAGCAGTAACCGAGCAAAGAAGAGCAACGGAAGAAATCACTAAAACTATCGTAAATATCTCCGAAGGAACGCAAGAGATTGCGACCGGAGCCGACGATCTCACCACATTTTCCGGAGATATGCATGGTCAGTCTGAACAACTGTCCAATCTGATCGGAAAATTCAAAGTCGGTTAG
- a CDS encoding methyl-accepting chemotaxis protein produces MSIRLRISLYISIILFTAFSLLAAYNSYSSYQNLREEVEQSSDVTAERWTYEIMEELNTLMGLIRGFRFPLIYASPQREQVIQTLQEIMKRNQDYFGMWLCYEPNAYDGKDALYRNRPGHDGTGRFIPYLNRARAKDVVDLEALRDYNNTDGTGDFYQITKKTDKMSVVGPYHYTVSGKSILMISLVVPISVEGSFYGAAGMDIDLKNLQERIGNKRPFRGKGHIALISPAGLYAINGENPELLGKKIPDEAELKQYLENSKEGKRFVYESGGETSYYFPFHIGKDPKFWTLMVSIPNSVYYESIGEIILNAVLSSFLILVVVLLSLNLIFDRLVSSGLLKAIGFSDEIAKGNLTVQNDYPVKDEIGTLFISMDQMRENLLNVVKEMRSSSEKLSSKSEEMAISSRNFADIAQTQASAAEESSAAVEELAASAQNVGKSMEKAVENTKEIDGNSMRLKEQIISINQEMQGLVNLAVESKRQAVTGENAMFASTNAMGEIGESASRITEILSIITEISEKTNLLALNAAIEAARAGEAGKGFAVVAEEIGKLASQTSSSVQEIGELVESTNDAVMNGNSKVEEASLILKKLKQSVNEFEISANKVLASVKDQESNTSRIQSSSNTLTSFSIQIEEAVIEQKNATNEITKTIISISEGTQEIAGGADDLTTFSGETQMLAEQLSKLIEKFKVD; encoded by the coding sequence ATGAGTATTCGGCTCCGAATTTCTTTATACATTTCCATTATTCTATTCACCGCATTCTCTCTGCTTGCGGCTTATAATTCTTATTCTTCTTACCAGAACTTGAGAGAGGAAGTGGAACAAAGTTCCGATGTCACTGCGGAAAGATGGACCTATGAAATTATGGAAGAGTTGAATACTCTTATGGGTTTGATCCGAGGCTTTCGTTTTCCTTTGATCTATGCTTCTCCTCAAAGGGAGCAAGTGATCCAAACCTTACAGGAAATTATGAAACGTAACCAAGACTATTTCGGAATGTGGCTTTGTTACGAACCGAACGCGTATGACGGAAAAGACGCTTTGTATCGGAACAGACCGGGGCACGATGGAACTGGTCGTTTTATTCCGTATTTAAACCGTGCTCGCGCCAAAGACGTAGTGGATCTGGAAGCATTAAGAGATTATAATAACACCGACGGCACCGGAGATTTTTATCAGATCACTAAAAAGACGGACAAGATGAGTGTAGTCGGTCCTTATCATTATACGGTTAGCGGTAAAAGTATATTAATGATCTCCCTGGTTGTGCCAATTAGCGTAGAAGGCAGTTTTTACGGCGCTGCAGGAATGGATATAGATCTGAAAAATCTGCAAGAGAGGATCGGGAATAAAAGACCTTTTCGTGGTAAAGGTCATATAGCTTTGATCTCTCCGGCCGGTTTGTATGCGATCAACGGAGAAAATCCTGAATTACTCGGCAAAAAGATCCCTGATGAGGCCGAATTAAAACAATATCTGGAAAATTCGAAAGAAGGAAAAAGATTCGTGTATGAATCCGGTGGAGAGACTTCTTATTATTTTCCGTTCCATATAGGCAAGGATCCCAAGTTTTGGACCCTGATGGTGAGTATTCCGAATTCGGTATATTATGAAAGTATTGGGGAGATTATTTTAAATGCCGTACTTTCTTCTTTTCTAATCCTTGTCGTAGTCTTACTTTCTTTAAATTTAATATTCGATCGATTAGTGAGTTCCGGTCTTTTGAAAGCGATCGGTTTCTCGGATGAGATCGCTAAAGGAAATCTAACCGTACAAAATGATTACCCTGTAAAAGACGAGATCGGCACATTATTTATTTCTATGGACCAAATGAGAGAAAATCTTCTGAATGTGGTCAAAGAGATGAGATCCTCTTCCGAAAAATTGAGTTCTAAATCGGAGGAGATGGCTATCTCTTCCAGAAATTTTGCAGATATAGCTCAAACCCAAGCCTCCGCGGCAGAAGAATCTTCCGCTGCGGTAGAAGAGCTTGCCGCCTCCGCTCAAAACGTCGGTAAATCCATGGAAAAAGCCGTGGAGAATACCAAAGAGATCGATGGAAACTCTATGCGTTTGAAGGAGCAGATCATAAGTATCAACCAAGAAATGCAGGGCCTAGTGAATCTCGCGGTCGAATCCAAAAGACAGGCAGTGACGGGAGAGAATGCAATGTTCGCATCCACAAATGCGATGGGGGAGATCGGAGAAAGCGCTTCTAGAATTACGGAGATCTTATCTATTATCACTGAGATCTCCGAAAAAACGAACCTTCTAGCATTGAACGCTGCGATCGAGGCTGCAAGAGCGGGAGAAGCAGGTAAAGGATTTGCAGTTGTAGCGGAAGAGATAGGCAAACTTGCTTCTCAAACTTCAAGTTCGGTGCAAGAGATCGGAGAACTTGTAGAATCCACAAACGACGCAGTGATGAACGGTAACTCGAAAGTAGAAGAGGCTTCTCTAATATTAAAAAAACTGAAACAAAGCGTGAACGAATTCGAAATTTCCGCGAATAAGGTTTTGGCTTCCGTAAAGGATCAGGAATCGAATACGAGCCGTATCCAATCAAGTTCTAATACTTTGACTTCTTTTAGCATACAAATCGAGGAAGCGGTCATCGAGCAGAAAAATGCTACGAATGAGATCACTAAAACGATCATCAGTATTTCGGAAGGGACTCAGGAAATTGCGGGCGGGGCAGACGATCTTACCACATTCTCCGGTGAGACCCAGATGTTGGCAGAACAACTTTCCAAACTGATTGAAAAGTTTAAAGTGGATTGA
- the hemW gene encoding radical SAM family heme chaperone HemW yields the protein METGLPVIQKTNRPGIYVHYPFCVHKCSYCDFFSEGIGLEPSPLEENLFSKYKEEVVLRLKNFPKYQDLVFDSLFFGGGTPSKASYTRYADFIKFLKDNLNFSSDSEITLECNPEDVTPEYLQGLHDAGINRVHVGIQSFLPKNLKFLDRYFDPDTYSKTLEALQTSKIKNFGADLMFGVPGQTESEFYEDANSVLASGVSHISIYALTVEKGTEYSRKVSAGTVAPPSEEVQQKILQDLPDFLRSKGFVQYEVSNYSKPGLFSRHNMKYWTYEYYLGIGPGAHGFLPPGRYSNPRNTLTYINGTGKSPTSYETSDPFEEILISLFRIFLPIDLKDFLDRFPDKKENILYKLNQKASEGKCILDGTIFQWDPKSVLFLDSEILDLADQ from the coding sequence TTGGAAACAGGACTCCCGGTCATACAAAAAACAAACAGGCCGGGAATCTACGTACATTACCCATTCTGCGTTCACAAATGTAGCTATTGCGATTTTTTTTCAGAAGGGATCGGATTAGAACCTTCTCCCTTGGAAGAAAATTTATTTTCAAAATATAAGGAAGAAGTCGTACTCAGACTTAAAAATTTCCCTAAGTACCAAGATCTTGTATTTGATAGTTTATTTTTCGGCGGAGGAACTCCCTCAAAAGCTTCCTATACGCGATATGCGGATTTTATAAAATTCTTAAAGGATAATCTAAATTTTTCCTCCGATTCGGAGATCACATTAGAATGTAACCCGGAAGACGTAACTCCTGAGTATTTGCAAGGCCTGCATGATGCAGGGATCAACAGGGTTCATGTCGGAATACAGTCCTTTCTTCCTAAAAATCTGAAATTTTTAGACAGATATTTCGATCCGGATACTTATTCTAAAACTTTGGAAGCATTACAAACTTCTAAAATAAAAAACTTCGGCGCTGACCTGATGTTCGGAGTCCCGGGACAAACGGAAAGTGAATTTTACGAAGATGCAAATTCGGTCCTAGCGTCCGGAGTTTCTCATATCAGCATTTACGCTCTTACTGTGGAAAAAGGAACGGAATACAGCAGAAAAGTTTCCGCTGGAACGGTTGCCCCACCTTCCGAAGAAGTGCAGCAAAAAATCCTCCAAGATCTGCCTGATTTTTTGAGATCCAAAGGTTTTGTCCAATACGAGGTTTCAAATTATTCCAAGCCCGGGCTTTTCTCCCGCCATAATATGAAATATTGGACCTACGAATATTATTTGGGAATCGGGCCGGGAGCTCACGGATTTTTACCGCCAGGTAGATATTCCAACCCAAGAAATACTTTAACTTATATCAACGGAACCGGAAAAAGTCCAACCTCGTATGAAACTTCCGACCCATTTGAAGAAATCCTAATATCTCTTTTTAGAATATTCCTTCCGATAGACTTAAAGGATTTTTTGGATCGTTTTCCTGATAAAAAGGAAAACATCCTATATAAACTAAATCAAAAAGCCTCGGAGGGAAAATGTATTTTGGATGGTACTATTTTCCAATGGGATCCGAAATCTGTCCTATTTTTAGATTCAGAGATCTTAGATCTGGCAGATCAGTAA